From Pandoraea vervacti, the proteins below share one genomic window:
- a CDS encoding TonB-dependent siderophore receptor, with the protein MKHYGSVLGRGASRQPSIHRSIRPIHRHIAMAAGLAFTPLTFGGGAWAQTAGAAGDVALAPTQVNAERADENGAGPVDGIVARRTTTGTKTDTPLIENPQSVSVIPKEMIQDLGAQSVSQAMRYSAGVLPDNAGFETRFDWINIRGFSASTLGMYMDGTRLQSATEYQLDPYGLERIEILRGPASVLYGQNTPGGLINMVTKKPLDTPLHEIQLSAGSFKNKQAAFDFSGPLDADGKVLYRLVGLFRDSNTQVDFTPNDRIYIAPSLTWKATDKTTITFEASYQRDKLGFGQFLPASGTVLPNPNGQIPVGRFVGDPNYDNIKREQVFAGYQLEHRFNDQVTFRQATRYSYFDYKVDTDAYGLGYAPGSTRMINRLPFADYRQTDVVTIDNQLQTKFQTGPLSHVALFGFDYYYYNEHRSMRQGVASAANQLDVFAPNYGAAVFGLTRQAADTDSRYTQGGLYFQDQIKYDKWLLTLGVRQDWAAQNVYNRLTNRSSSQADSQATYRAGLTYLFDMGLAPYFSYSESFQPNVGVDRFGNQFNPSKGKQYEIGVKYQPKGYNSFVTLSLFDIRMTNVLTPDPANTAFSVTTGEQHSKGFELEAVGEITDNLKVIGSYTNTNIVNSKTNDPTLLDKVPPQQPRTAAALWADYTFHTGVLKGFGFNGGVRYVGPTYIDATNTAGQAPSRTLVDLGLHYQYDKHWRFQLDGSNIFDKTYVVCVTTSQCAYGARRTILGTAKYSW; encoded by the coding sequence ATGAAGCATTACGGGAGCGTCCTTGGCCGGGGGGCCAGTCGCCAGCCATCGATCCATCGTTCGATCCGCCCGATCCACCGTCATATCGCCATGGCCGCCGGCCTGGCGTTCACACCGCTGACGTTTGGCGGCGGCGCGTGGGCGCAGACCGCCGGCGCGGCGGGCGACGTCGCCCTCGCCCCCACACAGGTGAACGCCGAGCGTGCCGACGAAAACGGCGCCGGTCCGGTCGACGGGATCGTCGCCAGGCGCACCACCACGGGGACGAAGACCGACACGCCGCTCATCGAGAACCCGCAGTCGGTGTCGGTCATCCCGAAAGAGATGATTCAGGATCTGGGAGCCCAGTCGGTCAGTCAGGCCATGCGCTACAGCGCCGGCGTGCTGCCGGACAACGCGGGCTTCGAAACCCGCTTCGACTGGATCAATATTCGCGGCTTTTCGGCGTCCACGCTCGGCATGTACATGGACGGCACTCGCCTGCAATCGGCCACCGAGTATCAGTTGGACCCTTACGGACTGGAGCGAATCGAAATTCTGCGCGGCCCGGCATCGGTGCTTTACGGGCAGAACACGCCCGGCGGCCTGATCAACATGGTCACGAAGAAGCCGCTCGACACTCCGCTGCACGAAATCCAGCTCTCGGCCGGATCCTTCAAGAACAAGCAGGCCGCATTCGACTTCAGCGGCCCGCTCGATGCCGACGGCAAGGTGCTTTACCGCCTCGTCGGTCTGTTTCGCGACAGTAACACCCAGGTCGACTTCACGCCCAACGACCGTATTTACATCGCACCGTCGCTCACCTGGAAAGCCACGGACAAGACCACGATTACGTTCGAGGCGAGCTACCAGCGCGACAAGCTCGGCTTCGGCCAGTTCCTGCCCGCGTCGGGCACCGTGCTGCCCAATCCCAACGGACAGATTCCTGTCGGCCGTTTCGTGGGCGACCCGAACTACGACAACATCAAGCGCGAACAAGTCTTCGCAGGCTATCAGCTCGAGCACCGCTTCAACGATCAGGTCACATTCAGGCAAGCCACGCGCTATTCGTACTTCGACTACAAGGTCGACACGGATGCCTACGGGCTCGGATACGCACCGGGGAGCACCCGGATGATCAATCGCCTGCCGTTCGCGGACTATCGTCAGACGGACGTGGTCACCATCGATAACCAGTTGCAGACGAAGTTCCAGACCGGCCCGCTCTCGCACGTGGCGCTGTTCGGCTTCGATTATTACTACTACAACGAGCATCGCAGCATGCGTCAGGGCGTCGCCAGTGCGGCCAACCAGCTCGACGTCTTCGCGCCGAACTACGGCGCGGCGGTGTTCGGTCTGACGCGTCAGGCGGCCGATACCGACTCGCGCTACACGCAGGGCGGGCTCTACTTTCAGGACCAGATCAAGTACGACAAGTGGTTGCTCACGCTCGGCGTACGTCAGGACTGGGCGGCGCAGAACGTCTACAACCGTCTGACGAACCGCTCGTCGAGTCAGGCGGACTCGCAAGCCACCTATCGTGCCGGTCTGACGTACCTGTTCGACATGGGGCTCGCCCCCTACTTCAGCTACTCCGAGTCGTTCCAGCCGAACGTCGGCGTGGACCGCTTCGGCAACCAGTTCAATCCGTCGAAGGGCAAGCAGTATGAAATCGGCGTGAAGTATCAGCCCAAGGGCTATAACAGCTTCGTCACGCTGTCGCTGTTCGACATCCGTATGACGAACGTGCTCACGCCGGACCCCGCCAACACGGCGTTCTCGGTCACCACGGGCGAGCAGCACTCGAAGGGCTTCGAACTGGAAGCCGTCGGGGAAATCACCGACAACCTGAAGGTGATCGGCTCATACACGAACACCAACATCGTCAACTCGAAGACCAACGATCCGACGCTGCTCGACAAGGTGCCGCCGCAGCAACCGCGCACGGCCGCGGCGCTGTGGGCCGACTACACGTTTCACACCGGCGTGCTCAAGGGATTTGGATTTAATGGCGGTGTCCGCTATGTCGGGCCCACCTACATCGACGCCACCAATACCGCCGGACAGGCGCCGTCGCGCACGCTGGTCGATCTTGGCCTGCACTACCAATACGACAAGCACTGGCGCTTCCAGCTCGACGGCAGCAACATCTTCGACAAGACCTACGTCGTGTGTGTGACGACCTCGCAATGCGCCTACGGTGCGCGTCGCACCATCCTGGGAACCGCGAAGTACAGTTGGTAA
- a CDS encoding amino acid adenylation domain-containing protein: MSLANSPNADDSALMRRFLALPADKRRVFQTRAREQGIDLASLPIPAGLREGSDAPLSYAQQRLWVVEQLSPGTGAYNIPAAVRLHGKLDVDALSQAFAAIVARHEALRTSFHDGANGAVQRVHADVPFSIDYEDWQGAAGSRAEQDARVQACARDEALRPFALDAAPLMRARLMRLAADEHVLLLTLHHIVADAWSMTRLVEACTRAYAHFCDASGVAGAHVAPLPALAIQYADYAIWQRGWLEAGELARQLDYWRGLLGDEHPVLPLPTDRARPAVPSGRGATYVMEADAALTARLRDLARTCNTTLYTVLLAAYGVWLARLSGVRNVCVGVPVAGRAKLETEPLIGFFVNTQVMRVPVDPTATFAGLVATMRAQAIEAQAHADVPFDKLVDALQPARDAAVNALFQAKFNHEIARDALPEMAGLRIEPMAVAGQSSHFDLSLDTLERGDTLQIAVTYATDLFDADTIEPLARAFHGLLGQLTRSPGDRLADVSLGEQALAVLEGERRAWETGDWMAVWASRVAQDGDALAVDGEDGVWSRRTLDAHANRVAHALSTRGVGAEDRVALLMPRSAGWVASMLGVWKLGAAYVPLDPTQPRARLEQLIDASGARALIVAPGLASLPQVEACETLSIEALLSGEDGDVVYRNVHPLQAAYVIYTSGSTGQPKGVVVARGALHNYVQGVASRLSDLPEHAGMAMVSTVAADLGHTVLFGALAMGRPLHLMPQDDAFDAGRFAQWMRMRDIGVMKIVPSHLKGLLLAAGPDVLPRDWLIVGGEAADAELLSLLRTLRPSLRVLNHYGPTETTVGVLTHRGVSQDAPLPVGAPLPNVSAYVLDNDLNAVLPGVSGELYIGGVALARGYLGEPARTAERFVPDPWRPGARMYRTGDRVKRRADGEIVYLGRADDQVKIRGYRVEPGEVAHALRALAGVRDALVLVERDARGQPQLLGCFTGAATEADVKAALASSLPAAWVPARLVRLDAFPLTPNGKVDRRTLLTTVAATVASSRAEAVAQAAPGKALEAHIADVWKTVLKVEHVSREANFFEIGGDSILALQVIARLKRGTPALKVTLRELMQHGTVAKLAAALSPSDAMREASRDLLVRLNHSDSAAPALFCVHPAVGTVFDYRPLAQALVGQRPVVGIQSRMLLDPAWSDTSLDAMAACYVDAVRAAQPRGPYHLLGWSLGGPIALSMADRLRADGETVAFLGLADAFVPQEDDAATSPSPSKSPSSRDWTGDLLDYLVTILPQVDAQRLRESLAPHAGKPLDEGVLAAAVDAALTMHRGEQEEAPGAGADYASLGRDELAYMFRVTAHLRALADAHRMRPAGVPVHVWWVEQRALVDRARLARAVGAPPAYEATVASSHMQLPRAKPWIDDVARVLGEVSTSGRAGGAWRLAS, translated from the coding sequence ATGTCTCTGGCCAATTCCCCCAACGCCGATGATTCGGCATTGATGCGACGCTTTCTTGCCTTGCCGGCCGACAAGCGCCGTGTGTTTCAGACCCGCGCCCGTGAGCAAGGCATCGATCTGGCCAGTCTGCCGATTCCCGCCGGTCTGCGCGAGGGTAGCGACGCACCGCTGTCGTACGCACAGCAGCGCCTGTGGGTCGTGGAACAACTCTCGCCGGGCACGGGCGCGTACAACATTCCGGCGGCGGTGCGCCTGCATGGCAAGCTCGATGTTGACGCGCTCTCGCAGGCCTTTGCCGCCATCGTCGCGCGGCATGAAGCGCTGCGCACCAGTTTTCACGACGGGGCGAACGGCGCGGTGCAACGCGTGCATGCCGACGTGCCGTTCTCCATCGACTACGAAGACTGGCAGGGCGCTGCCGGGAGCCGGGCCGAGCAGGACGCGCGCGTGCAGGCGTGCGCCCGCGACGAGGCGCTGCGCCCGTTCGCGCTGGACGCGGCACCCTTGATGCGCGCGCGCCTGATGCGTCTGGCCGCCGACGAGCACGTGCTGTTGCTCACGCTGCATCACATCGTGGCGGACGCGTGGTCGATGACGCGTCTGGTCGAAGCCTGCACGCGCGCTTACGCGCATTTTTGTGACGCGTCAGGCGTTGCTGGCGCTCACGTCGCGCCGCTGCCGGCGTTGGCGATTCAATACGCCGATTACGCGATATGGCAGCGCGGATGGCTCGAAGCCGGGGAGCTGGCGCGCCAGCTGGATTACTGGCGAGGACTGCTGGGAGACGAGCATCCCGTGCTGCCATTGCCGACCGACCGCGCGCGTCCCGCCGTGCCGAGCGGCCGTGGGGCGACTTACGTCATGGAGGCTGACGCCGCATTGACCGCGCGCTTGCGCGATCTGGCACGGACTTGCAATACCACGCTCTACACCGTGTTGCTCGCCGCCTACGGTGTCTGGCTCGCGCGCCTGTCGGGCGTGCGCAACGTCTGCGTCGGTGTGCCTGTGGCGGGGCGCGCAAAGCTGGAAACGGAGCCGCTCATCGGTTTCTTCGTCAACACGCAGGTCATGCGCGTACCCGTCGATCCGACGGCGACGTTTGCCGGTCTCGTCGCCACGATGCGTGCGCAGGCCATCGAAGCGCAGGCGCATGCAGACGTGCCGTTCGATAAGCTCGTCGACGCGCTGCAACCGGCCCGCGATGCCGCCGTCAACGCGCTGTTTCAGGCGAAGTTCAATCACGAGATCGCGCGTGATGCATTGCCGGAGATGGCAGGCCTTCGCATCGAGCCGATGGCTGTGGCGGGGCAAAGCTCGCATTTCGATCTTTCACTCGATACGCTGGAGCGCGGCGACACACTGCAGATCGCAGTGACCTACGCGACGGATCTGTTCGATGCCGACACCATCGAGCCGCTCGCTCGCGCGTTCCATGGTTTGCTCGGGCAACTGACCCGTTCGCCTGGCGATCGTCTGGCGGATGTGTCGTTAGGGGAACAGGCTCTTGCCGTGCTGGAAGGAGAGCGTCGCGCATGGGAGACCGGGGACTGGATGGCTGTCTGGGCGTCGCGCGTTGCACAGGACGGCGACGCGCTCGCCGTCGATGGCGAAGATGGCGTCTGGTCGCGGCGCACGCTCGACGCCCACGCCAATCGTGTGGCGCACGCCTTGTCGACGCGGGGCGTGGGCGCAGAGGATCGCGTGGCGCTGCTGATGCCACGCAGCGCGGGGTGGGTGGCGTCGATGCTCGGGGTCTGGAAACTCGGCGCAGCGTATGTGCCGCTGGACCCGACGCAGCCGCGCGCGCGCCTGGAACAACTGATCGACGCCAGTGGCGCCAGGGCGCTCATCGTCGCGCCGGGGCTGGCGTCGCTGCCGCAGGTCGAGGCGTGCGAGACGCTGTCCATCGAGGCGTTGCTCTCGGGGGAAGACGGGGACGTCGTCTACCGCAACGTGCATCCATTGCAAGCGGCATACGTCATCTACACGTCGGGCTCGACCGGACAGCCGAAGGGGGTCGTCGTGGCGCGTGGGGCGTTGCATAACTACGTGCAGGGCGTAGCGTCACGGCTGAGCGATCTGCCGGAGCACGCGGGCATGGCAATGGTCTCGACCGTTGCCGCCGACCTCGGGCACACCGTATTGTTCGGCGCGCTCGCGATGGGGCGACCCCTGCATCTCATGCCGCAGGACGATGCCTTCGATGCGGGCCGCTTTGCGCAGTGGATGCGCATGCGCGATATCGGTGTGATGAAGATCGTGCCGAGCCATCTCAAGGGCCTGCTGCTCGCGGCCGGGCCGGACGTGCTGCCGCGCGACTGGCTGATCGTCGGCGGCGAGGCGGCCGATGCGGAACTGCTTTCGCTGTTGCGCACGCTTCGCCCGTCGCTGCGAGTGCTCAACCACTATGGCCCGACGGAGACGACCGTGGGCGTGCTCACGCATCGCGGCGTGTCGCAGGATGCCCCGCTGCCGGTGGGCGCGCCGTTGCCGAACGTGAGCGCCTACGTACTGGATAACGATCTCAACGCCGTGCTGCCCGGCGTGAGTGGCGAACTCTACATCGGCGGCGTGGCGCTCGCGCGTGGGTATCTTGGCGAGCCGGCCAGGACAGCGGAGCGGTTCGTGCCGGACCCGTGGCGTCCCGGGGCGCGGATGTATCGCACGGGCGATCGCGTGAAACGTCGGGCGGATGGCGAGATCGTTTATCTGGGCCGTGCGGACGATCAGGTCAAGATTCGTGGCTATCGCGTGGAGCCGGGCGAGGTGGCCCACGCGCTGCGTGCGCTGGCCGGCGTACGCGATGCGCTCGTGCTCGTGGAGCGCGACGCCCGTGGGCAGCCGCAACTTCTGGGTTGCTTCACGGGGGCGGCAACCGAGGCCGACGTGAAGGCTGCGCTTGCCTCGTCGCTGCCCGCTGCGTGGGTGCCGGCGCGCCTCGTACGTCTGGACGCCTTCCCACTGACCCCGAACGGCAAGGTCGATCGCCGCACATTGCTGACGACGGTGGCGGCGACGGTGGCATCTTCCCGCGCTGAAGCGGTGGCGCAGGCAGCGCCGGGCAAAGCGCTCGAAGCGCATATCGCCGACGTCTGGAAGACGGTGCTCAAGGTCGAGCACGTGAGCCGTGAAGCCAACTTCTTCGAAATCGGCGGCGACTCCATCCTTGCGTTGCAAGTGATCGCTCGCCTCAAACGCGGCACGCCAGCGCTCAAGGTCACGTTGCGAGAGCTGATGCAGCACGGCACCGTAGCGAAGCTGGCCGCGGCGCTTTCGCCCTCGGACGCCATGCGTGAGGCGAGTCGCGATCTGCTGGTGCGCCTGAATCACAGCGACTCGGCGGCGCCCGCGTTGTTCTGTGTGCATCCGGCGGTGGGAACGGTATTCGATTACCGGCCACTGGCGCAGGCGCTCGTCGGGCAGCGACCTGTCGTCGGCATTCAGTCGCGCATGCTGCTCGATCCGGCATGGTCGGACACGTCGCTCGACGCGATGGCCGCGTGTTACGTCGACGCCGTTCGTGCCGCGCAACCGCGGGGGCCGTACCACCTGCTCGGATGGTCGCTGGGCGGCCCGATTGCGCTGTCGATGGCCGACCGCCTGCGTGCCGATGGCGAAACCGTCGCCTTTCTCGGACTCGCCGATGCGTTCGTGCCGCAGGAGGATGATGCGGCGACATCGCCGTCACCATCGAAATCACCATCGTCGCGCGACTGGACGGGCGACTTGCTCGACTATCTGGTCACGATCCTGCCGCAGGTCGATGCGCAAAGGCTGCGCGAATCGCTGGCGCCGCATGCGGGCAAGCCGCTCGACGAGGGTGTGCTTGCCGCTGCCGTCGATGCTGCGCTGACGATGCATCGGGGCGAGCAAGAGGAGGCGCCAGGCGCCGGGGCGGACTACGCGTCGCTCGGCCGTGACGAGCTTGCCTACATGTTTCGTGTAACAGCCCATCTGCGCGCGCTGGCCGATGCGCATCGGATGCGTCCGGCTGGCGTGCCCGTGCATGTGTGGTGGGTCGAGCAGCGAGCTTTGGTCGATCGTGCGCGGCTCGCACGTGCGGTCGGTGCACCCCCGGCCTACGAGGCAACGGTAGCGTCGAGTCACATGCAGCTGCCGCGCGCGAAGCCGTGGATCGACGACGTTGCACGTGTATTGGGCGAAGTGAGTACTTCCGGGAGAGCAGGCGGGGCCTGGCGGCTCGCGTCTTGA